In Sphaerospermopsis torques-reginae ITEP-024, the genomic window TAACCAGACCATCTAATATTAGGTAGTCTCTCTACTGCATTTTGGAAATTCTTGATTATGCAATTATACTCAGGATCAGGATTTTTTGTATTGTGCATTATCCACCAATAGAGATTATGTCTAACAAAATGCTTTCCATTATCGTTAGTACAAACTTCTATTTCTACATTATCTACATACACAAATTGACGAGTCATTACTCTAACTTCACCTTCACCCATCGGTTCTAATTCCTCCCAGGGTTCAACTTCAACTGTATTTTTTACCCTATCATTTATAGGTTGTTTTTTATAAACATTTTCTACTGGAATAGGATCATCTTCTAATGCTTCTAAACCTGATGTATTTTCATCTTCTTCATTCTTATCTAATATTAATTCTAGCTGTTCGCTACTAAAAGCCATCAGTTCTATTCCAGCTAGAGTTTGACGACTTGAATTTTCCATGAAATAAACTAAATTATCAAATGGAGATAAATCTATTCTTAAACCGTTATATTCAGTTTGCCAAAAACCGAATTTACCTGAAGATTTAGGATATGTTTTGTATTCTTTCCATTTTAGGGAACTAGCTTTTTTATTAATGTTTTTTAATGCAGTTCTAATACTGCCAGAAAATCCTGTTCTACCATAAACAGGATATACTAAATATATTGTTGGTGGTTCTTCATCTAAGATTGTATCAAAACCAACTATCATAACATTGAATTTTGCTAATTGATAAAGACTTTGCTGTAATGCCGTTTCTGCTGGAGTTATTTTTCTAATTGGTACTATTACTTTAGACCAATTTAGAGGAGGCTTGTATAAGTTAATAAATTGATTTTCGAGTTGGGCAAGATTTTCTTGCTTACTACAGCTTAACCAAGCAATACGAATAGGATTTTTCCTGTTAAATCTTTTTAGTTGATTAAATCTATGATGTACTTTCCATCTTTCAGATAAGTTTACCGTTCTACCTATATAAATAATTTGATCTTTGCTATCATATACAAAGTAAATAGCTGCACAATTAGGAAAATGATCTTTTTCTAATAGAGAAAGTGATGGTAGTTCGGAAATGTTGATTTTTTCTATCATAAGAAATGTTTTGACAGTTTCCATATTTCATACTCTTCTGATTCAGAGGAACGCAGATGAACGCAGATAAACGCAGATGGGTTTAGAAATTACGCACAACACGCCTTATATCTACTTTGGGATTACCAAAATTAATTAATAGACATAGAGTAAGTCCAGTTGTTTTCAGATAATTCATACATTGGGAAAAATGCTTACTCTCTAGTGTTGTTACTGCCTTTAACTCCACAATAATAGCGTTTTCCACCAACAAATCAGCCCGATAATTACCCACAACCACACCGTCATACCAAACTTCCAACATTTTCTGCTGCTCAACCAACAAACCTGTTTTCCGTAACTCATGCACCAGAGCATTTTCATAAACCTGCTCCAAAAAACCAACCCCCAAAGTATTACCCACTTTGAAAGCACACCCAATAACCTGCTCCGTCACCCTATTTAACTCCAATCTGCGTTCATCTGCGTTCATCTGCGTTTCCTCCAAATAAATCCGCAAATGTACGCAACTAAACGCCAAGTCATCCGCGTTCATCTGCGTACATCTGCGGTTAAAAATCCTTAATGCACTAACTCAATAGCCCGCTTCGTCAACGCTTCCGCAGTCAACCCATTAAAAGCCATCAACTCACCCGCGCTTGCGGTAGTTTCCCCACGCTTCCAAGCGAAAATATCCCGCTTACTGGTACTGCGTAACATAATAGGTTCTAACATCGCACCAGCACCACCAGTCACACCAATTAACGCATCACCAGCAAACAAATTATCAAATTCTGCATCACTCAAAAACCCACCATCAGGTTCAGAACAAGTATCCCAAGCTGTATCATCAGCACGATATAAACGCCGGGGGTTAATAACAGAAATTATCTTCACTCCAATACCTTCTGTCTCTAAAAATGCCGCCGCTTCAAATACGGGAATTAACGTCATATCGCCAATTACAGCAAAAACAACTTGCTTTCCTCCCGCAACTTCATGTAATAAAATCGCGCCTTTTTCTAACCCTTCTTTTGTTTGTTCTAATGTTGTTCTAATGGGTAAAGGTGACTTACTTGCAGTGATGACAATTCCCTTATTTTTTGTTCCTAAAGCCCAGTCATAACAGACTTGAATACTGTTAGCATCGGGGGGAAAAACAGGAAATACATTACCATTTCTCATCATCGAAGCAAAATAAGCTTCAATTTCTGGTCTTTGGTGTGTCCAACCGTTGCGACCTTGTTCTAAAGCACCGGCAGTAAATAAGGTAATAGTTGACGGTGTTTTTCTTCTTAATTCTGCCATTGCTTGGGTGACTGTTTGCCAAATTGGTAAACCATTGATGGCAAAAGATTCGTATGAACA contains:
- a CDS encoding GxxExxY protein, encoding MNADERRLELNRVTEQVIGCAFKVGNTLGVGFLEQVYENALVHELRKTGLLVEQQKMLEVWYDGVVVGNYRADLLVENAIIVELKAVTTLESKHFSQCMNYLKTTGLTLCLLINFGNPKVDIRRVVRNF
- a CDS encoding GIY-YIG nuclease family protein; translation: METVKTFLMIEKINISELPSLSLLEKDHFPNCAAIYFVYDSKDQIIYIGRTVNLSERWKVHHRFNQLKRFNRKNPIRIAWLSCSKQENLAQLENQFINLYKPPLNWSKVIVPIRKITPAETALQQSLYQLAKFNVMIVGFDTILDEEPPTIYLVYPVYGRTGFSGSIRTALKNINKKASSLKWKEYKTYPKSSGKFGFWQTEYNGLRIDLSPFDNLVYFMENSSRQTLAGIELMAFSSEQLELILDKNEEDENTSGLEALEDDPIPVENVYKKQPINDRVKNTVEVEPWEELEPMGEGEVRVMTRQFVYVDNVEIEVCTNDNGKHFVRHNLYWWIMHNTKNPDPEYNCIIKNFQNAVERLPNIRWSGYRYRFETIRFSKDDVEVENVVLLPLAMFEDLMKDQSTVSLNSSVLEEIQKGEYKSKPNDSMRLKLFVWLQSNFLSSLLQTNNSQ